From Nitrososphaerales archaeon, one genomic window encodes:
- a CDS encoding MogA/MoaB family molybdenum cofactor biosynthesis protein — protein MKPHEKHRASAPRDVSAVLVTVSTSRHGAKTRGERWTDESGDRATKEMTRLGYRVSRRGLLSDDESMIVKEVKKFLRGEDDVLVFMGGTGISSRDVTIEAVRPFLEKELEGFGELLRGVSYRRVGGAAMLTRATAGVARGKLILCLPGSPDAAKVALRTFGKEIPHALFVSRS, from the coding sequence TTGAAGCCTCACGAGAAGCATAGGGCAAGTGCCCCGAGGGACGTATCTGCCGTGCTTGTGACAGTCAGCACAAGCAGGCATGGGGCGAAGACTCGTGGAGAGAGATGGACCGACGAATCTGGCGACCGGGCAACGAAGGAAATGACGAGACTAGGGTACAGGGTATCGAGGAGAGGTCTCTTGTCCGATGACGAGTCGATGATCGTGAAGGAGGTCAAGAAGTTCCTCCGGGGAGAAGATGACGTGCTCGTCTTTATGGGCGGGACGGGCATTTCAAGCAGAGACGTCACGATAGAGGCTGTCAGGCCGTTTCTCGAGAAGGAGCTGGAGGGTTTCGGCGAACTACTGAGAGGAGTCAGCTACAGGAGGGTTGGCGGGGCAGCGATGCTCACGCGCGCCACAGCCGGAGTCGCGAGGGGCAAGCTGATTCTCTGCCTCCCAGGATCGCCGGATGCGGCCAAGGTGGCGTTGCGAACGTTCGGCAAGGAGATTCCGCACGCACTTTTCGTCTCACGCAGCTGA
- a CDS encoding nucleotidyltransferase family protein produces MISGIILAAGTSKRMGSPKQDVLLAGRPILEYVVDAFLSSNLAEVVVVVRSGLTWRRSEGKLRVIVNPRYLEGLSESVKLGLGTIDARSQAALIGLGDKPLVLPSTVNRIVSAYEESGSKIVIPVHAGTRGNPILFDRKMFPEILRLHGDEGAKRVVELYEEDVLEVKVEDEGILVDVDTPADLKTAERTLASRAG; encoded by the coding sequence TTGATCAGCGGTATCATCCTCGCAGCCGGGACGTCGAAGCGGATGGGCAGTCCCAAGCAGGACGTGCTCCTTGCAGGTCGGCCCATTCTCGAGTACGTTGTCGACGCCTTCCTCTCCTCTAACCTGGCCGAGGTCGTCGTAGTCGTGAGATCTGGACTGACTTGGCGCAGGTCAGAAGGCAAGCTGAGGGTGATCGTGAACCCTCGGTACCTTGAGGGCCTCAGCGAGTCGGTGAAGCTGGGCCTTGGTACCATAGATGCGAGGAGTCAGGCTGCGTTGATAGGGCTCGGCGACAAGCCGCTTGTCCTCCCATCAACGGTCAACCGCATTGTCTCAGCGTACGAGGAGTCTGGCTCGAAGATTGTCATCCCGGTCCACGCCGGAACGAGGGGGAATCCGATCCTGTTCGACAGGAAGATGTTTCCCGAAATACTCCGCCTTCACGGGGACGAGGGGGCAAAGCGGGTGGTCGAGCTGTACGAGGAGGACGTGCTCGAGGTCAAGGTGGAGGACGAAGGCATACTCGTGGACGTCGACACGCCTGCAGATCTCAAAACGGCGGAGCGGACTCTGGCGAGCCGTGCGGGCTAG
- a CDS encoding YncE family protein, with the protein MKLVVALAVLLLLAVPSAHAQSGIVNVDYGRSWPLSLAVDSARGVVYVDGESGIYPPIGFSFGIINASTDALERVLPLPSTPGEMALDGSTGTVYVAGDRSVSVFDWKTQSFDRTIQLKLPVFDMVFDNVTGDIIFTSGNAVYQLDPTTGSVLGNATVGNAAEGIAIDETKGKIYVANYLSGSISVLGSADLSIIKTIQLPEPAYPSALVLNRLGNELFASTDENSVVVIDTSTESIVRSIVLGQTGVNGTSVLAIDERSNDLFVATNPGDTIVEVDAYSGGVFARYTVASTVYEMTVDQATRKLYVTNYHQVSVISPQYGRVTGSTPILAALIVAVVAVVALAGALYFRRVTASGGMRGGLPSQPRTPLS; encoded by the coding sequence GTGAAGCTCGTCGTTGCCTTGGCCGTTCTCCTGCTCTTGGCTGTGCCATCCGCCCATGCCCAGTCGGGAATAGTGAACGTGGACTACGGCCGTTCGTGGCCTCTCTCCTTGGCTGTCGATTCCGCGAGGGGAGTGGTCTACGTCGACGGCGAGTCGGGAATCTATCCCCCGATCGGCTTCTCGTTCGGAATCATCAACGCAAGCACAGATGCGCTCGAGCGGGTGCTTCCACTTCCAAGTACACCGGGCGAGATGGCTCTGGACGGTTCGACAGGAACGGTCTACGTCGCGGGTGACAGGTCTGTCAGCGTATTCGACTGGAAAACACAGTCCTTCGACAGGACGATCCAACTGAAACTCCCAGTCTTCGACATGGTCTTCGACAATGTGACAGGTGACATCATATTCACGAGCGGAAATGCAGTCTATCAGCTCGACCCAACGACGGGCAGTGTTTTGGGGAACGCGACTGTTGGGAATGCAGCAGAAGGGATAGCTATCGACGAAACGAAAGGCAAGATCTATGTCGCGAACTACCTTTCTGGATCCATCTCAGTGCTAGGCTCCGCCGACCTCTCCATAATCAAGACGATTCAACTGCCCGAGCCTGCGTATCCCTCTGCACTTGTTCTCAACAGACTCGGCAACGAACTCTTCGCCTCCACCGATGAGAACTCTGTCGTCGTCATCGACACGTCCACCGAGAGCATCGTAAGGAGCATCGTCCTGGGACAGACGGGAGTAAACGGAACCTCGGTCCTCGCAATCGATGAAAGAAGCAACGACCTTTTCGTCGCGACCAACCCCGGCGACACGATTGTAGAGGTCGACGCATACAGCGGGGGGGTATTCGCAAGGTACACAGTCGCGTCCACCGTCTATGAAATGACGGTCGATCAGGCGACTCGGAAGCTCTATGTGACGAACTATCATCAGGTGTCTGTAATCAGCCCGCAGTACGGGCGCGTCACGGGGTCCACACCAATCCTGGCTGCACTGATTGTCGCTGTTGTTGCTGTCGTGGCACTCGCAGGCGCGCTCTATTTCAGGAGGGTCACCGCCAGCGGTGGAATGCGGGGTGGTCTTCCCTCACAGCCACGAACACCCCTCTCATAG
- a CDS encoding PDZ domain-containing protein: MPRVPRLHYIVSMPRPNTHYFEVRIEVKAGEGKDLRFVMPVWTPGSYLVREFSRNVIDFEAKEIGTGKELASHKDSKYAWVVESAGTRGVEVSYRVYAHEFTVDTSYLDDIHGIVNGASVFMYLDGMEKELILLTVAPCEGWATITTGLEQVSVGDGGRRDYAVPDFDTLVDSPIEIGNQDTYQFDVGSVRHEVSISALDSALHGKLVSDVKKIVEHTVPVFGEIPYRRYVFILDFSDDISGGLEHLNSTHCMLPRLRLQPEEEYRKSLSLFSHEFFHAWNVKRMRPTGLGPFDYRSETFTKSLWIAEGITSYYDNLILRRAKLFSAEEYLDELCSDISALSSLPGPLNESAEEASFDTWIKFYRPDENSPNVVSSYYSQGAVIGWAIDMEIRGLTGSSRTLDDVMRKVYRETYKQGRAYTDAEFERACSEVAGHDLSEIFEERVRGTSRVNFGKYFAYAGLELAPKVKDPMPEKGFLGVKVKSDSGKTIVSTRLFGSPAEAAGLSAGDEILGANGMRLDVTTLPYFISTSKPDASITLTLARKGIIREVKCLLGSYPVFEYRAKKLEGSTVAQRELYSKWLLEPWEGELKYTDHPEYPLRRKVFDYI, encoded by the coding sequence ATGCCACGGGTCCCGCGTTTGCACTACATTGTCTCTATGCCGAGGCCCAACACCCACTACTTCGAGGTCAGGATAGAGGTGAAGGCCGGTGAAGGGAAGGACCTCAGGTTCGTGATGCCCGTCTGGACCCCCGGCTCCTACCTCGTCAGGGAGTTCTCGCGCAACGTCATTGATTTTGAGGCAAAAGAAATTGGCACAGGGAAAGAGCTGGCGTCCCACAAGGACTCGAAGTACGCCTGGGTCGTAGAATCAGCTGGCACGCGTGGCGTTGAGGTGAGCTACAGAGTCTATGCGCACGAATTCACTGTCGACACCAGCTACCTTGACGACATTCACGGTATCGTCAACGGCGCGAGCGTCTTCATGTATCTCGACGGGATGGAGAAGGAGCTCATACTCCTCACAGTGGCCCCCTGCGAAGGCTGGGCGACAATCACCACAGGGCTCGAGCAGGTCTCTGTGGGGGACGGTGGGAGAAGGGACTACGCCGTTCCAGACTTTGACACGCTCGTGGACTCTCCTATCGAGATTGGAAACCAAGACACGTACCAGTTCGATGTTGGCTCTGTCAGGCACGAGGTCTCGATTTCTGCCCTTGACAGCGCTCTTCACGGAAAGCTTGTCTCCGACGTCAAGAAGATTGTCGAGCACACAGTCCCTGTGTTCGGAGAGATACCCTACAGGAGGTACGTCTTCATTTTGGACTTCTCAGACGACATTTCAGGGGGGTTAGAGCACTTGAACAGCACCCACTGCATGCTCCCGAGGCTGAGGCTCCAGCCTGAGGAGGAGTACAGGAAATCCCTCTCGCTCTTCAGCCACGAATTCTTCCATGCATGGAACGTGAAGAGAATGAGGCCCACGGGTTTGGGTCCGTTCGACTACAGGTCCGAGACCTTCACGAAGTCCCTGTGGATCGCAGAAGGGATAACAAGCTACTACGACAACCTCATCCTTCGGAGGGCCAAGTTGTTCTCCGCCGAGGAGTACCTGGACGAACTTTGTTCGGACATCAGCGCCCTGTCCAGCCTACCTGGACCGCTGAATGAAAGCGCCGAGGAGGCGAGCTTCGACACCTGGATAAAGTTCTACCGTCCAGACGAGAACTCCCCCAACGTCGTCAGCTCCTACTATTCGCAGGGAGCTGTCATAGGCTGGGCGATAGACATGGAAATCAGAGGGCTGACTGGTAGCTCGCGCACTCTGGACGACGTCATGCGGAAAGTATACCGCGAGACCTACAAGCAGGGCAGAGCGTACACAGACGCAGAGTTTGAGCGTGCCTGCAGCGAAGTAGCCGGGCACGACCTCTCGGAGATCTTCGAAGAGCGGGTGCGAGGCACGTCGCGGGTCAACTTCGGCAAGTACTTCGCATACGCGGGGCTGGAGCTGGCCCCAAAGGTGAAGGACCCGATGCCTGAGAAAGGATTCCTGGGCGTGAAGGTAAAGTCTGATTCGGGCAAGACAATCGTCTCAACGAGACTCTTCGGCAGCCCTGCGGAAGCTGCGGGGTTGTCCGCAGGCGACGAGATACTGGGCGCGAATGGGATGAGGCTCGATGTCACGACGCTGCCCTACTTCATCTCCACCTCGAAACCCGACGCATCCATCACCCTGACTCTGGCGAGGAAAGGCATCATCCGGGAGGTGAAATGCCTCCTCGGCTCGTATCCCGTGTTCGAATACAGGGCCAAGAAGCTCGAAGGCTCGACAGTGGCGCAGCGGGAGCTCTACTCCAAGTGGCTCCTCGAACCTTGGGAGGGCGAGTTGAAGTACACCGACCACCCTGAATACCCCCTCCGGCGAAAGGTCTTCGACTACATTTGA
- a CDS encoding molybdenum cofactor biosynthesis protein MoaE, producing MAKATREKITSKRILPLRVLEEVMDDAAGGTVLFVGSIRSMSDAGRVSLLEYQAYTKMAEKRMKEIEAEVMKKWPVKNVRVVHRQGRLRVGDVSVVVAVSSEHRAEAFEACRYAIDRIKTTLPIWKRERIGRRNRWVEGRPIEA from the coding sequence ATGGCAAAGGCGACTCGAGAGAAAATCACCAGCAAGCGCATCCTCCCCCTCAGGGTCCTCGAGGAAGTGATGGACGACGCCGCCGGTGGAACGGTGTTATTCGTGGGTTCGATAAGGAGCATGAGCGACGCTGGACGGGTGAGCCTTCTGGAGTACCAGGCCTACACTAAGATGGCGGAGAAGAGGATGAAGGAGATAGAGGCCGAGGTGATGAAGAAGTGGCCCGTGAAGAACGTGAGAGTGGTCCACAGGCAGGGGAGGCTCAGGGTAGGCGACGTGAGCGTCGTTGTGGCTGTTTCATCGGAGCATAGGGCCGAGGCCTTCGAGGCCTGTCGTTACGCGATAGACCGAATCAAGACGACCCTCCCCATCTGGAAGAGGGAGAGGATCGGGAGAAGGAACCGCTGGGTCGAAGGTAGGCCAATCGAGGCTTAG
- a CDS encoding MoaD/ThiS family protein, protein MARATVLYFASARDLVGRKNEELSFEGNPTAGALLERIVSAHPALMPMKSSIRLSVNHELVDSDAAVGDGDEVGVLPPVAGG, encoded by the coding sequence ATGGCCAGGGCGACCGTCCTGTACTTCGCGAGCGCAAGGGACTTGGTGGGCAGGAAGAACGAGGAGCTCAGCTTCGAAGGCAACCCCACTGCGGGCGCCCTGCTTGAGCGGATAGTGAGCGCGCATCCTGCTCTCATGCCGATGAAGAGTTCGATCCGGCTCTCTGTCAATCATGAGCTTGTCGATTCCGACGCTGCAGTCGGGGACGGCGACGAGGTAGGCGTCCTCCCGCCGGTCGCCGGTGGTTAG
- the moaA gene encoding GTP 3',8-cyclase MoaA, producing the protein MTSETAIAGPLLDGMGRVAKKLRISVTDRCNFACLFCMPDKANVRWLAKDDQLSFEEIERVARIMTMQGIENVRITGGEPLLRPNLDTLVRKLSLVEGIDTLDMTTNGWFLKQKARALKSAGLRGVTVSLHSLKRERFSRLSGVDALPRVLEGIEEAIKVGLNPVKINSVAIRGYNEDEIVDLVELAHSRGLSIRFIEFMPLDGLGIWRPDAVMSGREILSMLDDTYGLSPLGRDTGKTASLWSFGDGGGELGLITPISEPFCDDCDRLRLTSDGKLLSCLFDTEYYDLKPMLRGGGSDAAISSFIRDSVKKKPEGIGHMPWIKDGWAKPRNMNAIGG; encoded by the coding sequence TTGACCTCAGAGACTGCCATCGCAGGCCCGCTGCTGGACGGCATGGGACGGGTGGCGAAGAAGCTCAGGATATCCGTCACAGACAGGTGCAACTTCGCGTGCCTCTTCTGCATGCCAGACAAGGCCAATGTCAGGTGGCTCGCGAAAGATGACCAGCTGAGCTTCGAGGAGATAGAGAGGGTCGCCCGCATCATGACTATGCAGGGAATCGAGAACGTCAGGATCACAGGAGGCGAGCCCCTGCTGAGGCCAAACCTAGACACGCTCGTGCGTAAGCTCTCTTTGGTGGAGGGAATCGATACGCTCGACATGACAACGAACGGCTGGTTCCTGAAGCAGAAGGCGAGGGCGCTCAAGAGCGCCGGGCTGCGGGGGGTGACAGTCAGCCTTCACAGCCTCAAACGAGAGAGGTTCAGCAGGCTCTCTGGGGTGGACGCACTTCCGAGGGTACTCGAAGGAATCGAGGAAGCGATCAAGGTTGGGCTCAACCCTGTCAAGATCAACAGCGTCGCTATAAGGGGGTACAACGAAGACGAAATTGTCGACTTGGTGGAGCTCGCGCATTCGAGGGGGCTCTCGATCAGGTTCATCGAGTTCATGCCCCTGGACGGTCTCGGCATCTGGAGACCTGACGCAGTCATGTCTGGCCGGGAGATTCTGTCGATGCTGGATGACACCTATGGCCTGTCGCCACTCGGCAGGGATACAGGGAAGACGGCCTCCCTTTGGTCCTTTGGCGACGGAGGCGGGGAGCTCGGCCTGATAACACCGATAAGCGAACCGTTCTGCGACGACTGCGACAGGCTCCGGCTCACCTCGGACGGCAAGCTCCTCTCTTGCCTCTTCGACACTGAGTACTACGACCTGAAGCCGATGCTCAGGGGCGGGGGCTCAGACGCGGCGATCTCCTCCTTCATTCGCGATTCAGTAAAGAAGAAGCCAGAAGGGATAGGTCACATGCCTTGGATTAAGGACGGATGGGCGAAACCGCGGAACATGAACGCGATAGGTGGGTGA
- a CDS encoding NUDIX domain-containing protein: MKGEIVDMVDSGDRPIGTARLEECLRKGLPHRAVAVLVFRSGAKLLLQKRSRHDRWHPGRLTLSCTGHVKAGESYREAARRELFEELGLDVGLTRITKVFLPKVRGSGLSEWEIVTVFACWTDLPVKIDPKELEGVKLVSGLTLRRLMKGRALTPDAKILLSECLNLVRHKARAGRAIEGLGRLLKR; encoded by the coding sequence GTGAAAGGAGAGATTGTCGACATGGTCGATTCCGGCGACCGCCCGATAGGAACGGCCAGGCTGGAGGAATGCCTCAGGAAAGGCCTCCCGCACAGGGCTGTCGCAGTGCTCGTGTTCAGGAGCGGTGCCAAGCTGCTTCTGCAAAAACGCAGCAGGCATGACAGATGGCACCCGGGAAGGTTGACACTGTCGTGCACCGGCCACGTGAAGGCCGGGGAGAGCTACAGGGAGGCCGCAAGGCGGGAGCTCTTCGAAGAGCTAGGCCTCGATGTCGGCCTAACGCGCATCACGAAGGTATTCCTGCCCAAGGTCAGGGGCAGCGGGCTCTCAGAGTGGGAGATTGTCACAGTCTTCGCCTGCTGGACAGACCTTCCTGTGAAGATAGATCCGAAGGAGCTGGAGGGTGTCAAGCTTGTGTCAGGATTGACTCTGAGAAGACTGATGAAAGGGAGGGCTCTCACCCCAGACGCTAAGATCCTGCTGTCAGAATGCCTCAATCTAGTCAGGCACAAAGCGCGTGCCGGCCGTGCCATCGAGGGCCTCGGTCGCCTTCTCAAGCGATGA
- a CDS encoding PaaI family thioesterase translates to MRQPSSLQDRYAPNSICFGCGPKNPKGLHIKSRPAGDKLVADWRPEPHHAAFSDFASGGIISVLLDCHGNWTAAYFLMKSRHLSSPPGTVTSEYTVKFLKPTPLDKLWHFSAKASRIDGSKVYVEGQLDVDGEKTATMRGVFVAVREDHPAFHRWR, encoded by the coding sequence TTGAGGCAACCCTCGAGTCTGCAGGACAGGTATGCCCCGAACAGCATCTGCTTCGGGTGTGGGCCGAAGAACCCGAAGGGCCTGCACATCAAGAGCAGACCGGCGGGGGACAAACTCGTCGCAGACTGGCGGCCCGAGCCCCATCACGCGGCATTCTCGGACTTCGCTAGCGGCGGGATCATCTCCGTGCTCCTCGACTGCCACGGGAACTGGACGGCTGCGTATTTCCTGATGAAGTCTCGTCACCTATCGAGCCCGCCAGGTACTGTCACCTCCGAATACACTGTCAAGTTCCTGAAGCCGACTCCCCTGGACAAGCTATGGCACTTTAGTGCCAAGGCGTCCAGGATCGATGGAAGCAAGGTATACGTCGAGGGCCAGCTAGATGTGGACGGCGAGAAGACTGCCACTATGAGAGGGGTGTTCGTGGCTGTGAGGGAAGACCACCCCGCATTCCACCGCTGGCGGTGA
- a CDS encoding XdhC family protein yields MKQAEFARIMGTLVNRREPFAVATVVKTEGSSLGRPGFKVMISRDGEVLYGSLGGVCPESAIVATAKQTMLTGQARTVKVFLEDVEKAVEGVVKSHSDDEIHVETNCGGTMDIYVEPYLPQQRLVLVGQGGKDDVEDALVKMGKILDFEVIVIDHSPVLSEEPDELIKDATFDISKFKFYESDSVVVLTKGARDVETLAALSKFKLRYVGIMASRQRAQDDLNELRRTGVDERYVGSIRVPIGVDMGSVTPSEIALSILSEVVATKYGKLLPTKSLGGEKPMTVKRD; encoded by the coding sequence ATGAAGCAAGCGGAATTCGCGAGGATAATGGGAACCCTGGTTAATCGTAGGGAGCCATTCGCCGTGGCCACTGTGGTGAAGACCGAAGGGTCTTCATTGGGAAGGCCCGGCTTCAAGGTGATGATATCGAGGGACGGGGAGGTTCTATACGGATCGCTGGGAGGGGTGTGCCCGGAATCGGCGATAGTCGCGACAGCCAAGCAGACCATGTTGACGGGTCAGGCGAGGACTGTGAAGGTCTTCCTAGAGGATGTCGAGAAAGCAGTGGAGGGTGTGGTCAAGAGCCACAGCGATGATGAAATACACGTGGAGACGAACTGCGGCGGCACAATGGACATCTACGTCGAACCATATCTCCCGCAGCAGAGGCTCGTCTTGGTCGGGCAGGGCGGCAAAGACGACGTCGAGGACGCTCTCGTCAAGATGGGCAAGATCCTGGACTTCGAGGTCATAGTCATAGACCACAGCCCGGTTCTGTCAGAGGAACCAGACGAGCTAATCAAGGATGCGACTTTCGACATTTCCAAGTTCAAGTTCTACGAAAGCGACTCTGTGGTGGTCCTGACAAAGGGGGCGAGGGACGTCGAGACCCTGGCGGCGCTGTCCAAGTTCAAGCTGCGCTACGTCGGCATCATGGCGAGCAGGCAAAGGGCGCAGGACGACCTGAACGAGCTGCGCAGGACGGGGGTTGACGAGAGATACGTTGGCTCCATTCGCGTGCCAATCGGTGTCGACATGGGTTCAGTCACGCCCTCCGAGATTGCGCTGAGCATACTGTCCGAGGTGGTTGCCACGAAGTATGGGAAACTCCTCCCGACCAAGAGCCTGGGCGGCGAAAAGCCGATGACCGTCAAGCGCGACTAG
- a CDS encoding molybdopterin molybdotransferase MoeA: protein MVTPVSEYARVGQVVEGVLALTGRELRVETVPPQRAYGRVSAEDVRATTDSPPFSTSHMDGFAIRSADTNRASERNPARLEVVGQVGVGRRPDIGVREGQAFRVSTGSFMPKGADAVVPLEETTARGTRVSIGHAVAAGSFVFSAGEDIKRGSVVLRKGARIRAQDVGLAMAMGTSAVRVYARPTIAFLATGSELTNVAAPAPGKTRNTHVPIFLLMARELGCDAIDLGIAKDKRGDILAKLRRGLRRADMVLTTGGTSVGALDLAEDVVKRLKPKVIHHGIRMDRGRVAGVAVVKNKPVVMMPGPIQGAVNAFILLALPLIQKLSGGGDEVVRVRARLTRHWEARRRFPNFTKVVYLRVFPTRGGTAAEPMLGETESMSLLAKSNAVTVVPEEVRSMEAGQEVEAMLLPGFSFSS from the coding sequence TTGGTCACACCAGTGTCCGAGTATGCTCGCGTGGGGCAGGTCGTCGAAGGGGTCTTGGCGCTGACGGGCCGGGAGCTCAGGGTTGAGACGGTTCCTCCCCAGAGGGCCTATGGTCGTGTCAGCGCAGAGGATGTCAGAGCAACGACCGACTCCCCGCCTTTCAGCACGTCTCACATGGACGGGTTCGCGATCAGGAGCGCCGACACCAACAGGGCGTCCGAGAGGAATCCGGCAAGGCTCGAGGTTGTGGGCCAGGTCGGAGTCGGAAGAAGGCCTGACATCGGAGTGAGGGAGGGTCAAGCATTCAGAGTATCGACGGGCTCGTTCATGCCCAAGGGCGCGGATGCGGTTGTTCCACTCGAGGAGACGACTGCGAGGGGAACCCGCGTGTCCATCGGCCACGCAGTAGCCGCTGGTAGCTTCGTATTCTCAGCTGGAGAGGATATCAAGAGGGGGAGCGTTGTCTTGAGGAAGGGAGCCCGGATAAGGGCGCAAGATGTCGGGCTGGCGATGGCCATGGGGACGAGTGCCGTAAGGGTCTACGCTCGCCCGACAATCGCTTTCCTTGCCACGGGCAGCGAACTCACGAACGTAGCAGCTCCCGCCCCCGGAAAGACGCGCAACACTCACGTCCCCATCTTCCTCTTGATGGCGAGGGAGCTGGGCTGTGACGCGATTGACTTGGGTATCGCGAAGGACAAGCGGGGAGACATCTTGGCGAAACTCAGGCGGGGCCTGAGAAGGGCCGACATGGTGCTCACCACGGGGGGCACATCGGTCGGGGCGTTGGACTTGGCAGAGGACGTTGTGAAGCGCCTGAAACCCAAGGTGATTCATCACGGGATACGCATGGACAGGGGCAGAGTGGCCGGAGTGGCTGTCGTCAAGAACAAGCCAGTTGTGATGATGCCCGGACCCATCCAAGGCGCCGTCAACGCGTTCATTCTGCTGGCCCTGCCCCTGATCCAGAAGCTCTCAGGCGGGGGAGACGAAGTGGTCCGGGTGAGGGCGAGGCTGACGCGGCACTGGGAGGCCAGGAGGCGGTTCCCGAACTTCACCAAGGTCGTGTACCTGAGGGTCTTCCCAACCAGAGGGGGTACTGCAGCAGAGCCGATGCTCGGGGAGACCGAATCGATGTCCCTCCTCGCGAAGTCGAACGCAGTCACAGTAGTGCCAGAGGAGGTGCGTTCGATGGAGGCAGGCCAAGAGGTCGAGGCGATGTTGTTGCCAGGTTTCTCTTTTTCCAGCTAG
- the arcC gene encoding carbamate kinase, giving the protein MLALGGNALGRPEQEGTYEEQAANVKLACAQVVKLLKKGHNLVLTHGNGPQVGALAIQSAATREVPEQPLHVLGAMTQGEIGYLIQRELGNQLRAASLKRPVVALVTQVVVNRDDPAFQNPSKPIGPFYDETTAKRLATERGFVVKKVLPKGERQFRRAVPSPDPVRIVEAELIAGLVETGAVVISSGGGGIPVVSDGSGQLVGVDAVIDKDLGAERLAEAVSADALLVLTNIEKVKLNFGKSDEKDLDKLSVREAERYLAEGQFGSGSMGPKVLACIRFLKWGGKVGVISSLEKATEALDGTAGTRFVPD; this is encoded by the coding sequence GTGCTTGCGCTAGGGGGCAACGCCCTCGGGAGGCCCGAACAGGAGGGGACGTACGAGGAACAGGCTGCGAACGTGAAACTGGCCTGCGCTCAAGTCGTGAAGCTGCTCAAGAAGGGGCACAACCTCGTATTGACCCATGGCAACGGCCCTCAGGTAGGTGCCCTGGCCATACAGAGTGCTGCGACAAGGGAGGTGCCGGAGCAACCACTGCACGTGCTGGGAGCTATGACCCAGGGCGAGATTGGCTACCTCATCCAGCGAGAACTTGGCAACCAACTCAGGGCGGCGTCTCTGAAGCGTCCAGTCGTCGCACTGGTCACGCAAGTGGTCGTCAACAGGGACGACCCAGCCTTCCAGAACCCGTCGAAGCCGATTGGTCCGTTTTACGACGAGACCACCGCGAAGAGACTCGCAACAGAGAGGGGCTTCGTCGTCAAGAAGGTCCTCCCGAAGGGCGAGAGGCAGTTCAGGAGGGCAGTGCCTTCCCCGGACCCCGTCAGGATCGTCGAGGCGGAGCTGATCGCCGGTCTGGTCGAGACTGGAGCTGTCGTCATCTCTTCGGGAGGAGGAGGCATCCCTGTTGTGTCGGACGGGAGCGGGCAGCTTGTCGGTGTGGACGCAGTGATTGACAAGGACCTCGGTGCGGAAAGGCTCGCGGAGGCGGTGAGCGCGGACGCGCTGCTCGTACTGACGAACATAGAGAAGGTGAAGCTGAACTTCGGGAAGAGCGACGAGAAGGATCTCGACAAGCTCAGCGTGCGGGAGGCAGAGAGGTATCTCGCCGAAGGCCAGTTTGGGTCGGGCAGCATGGGACCGAAGGTGCTGGCCTGCATCCGGTTCTTGAAATGGGGCGGGAAGGTGGGAGTGATCTCATCGCTTGAGAAGGCGACCGAGGCCCTCGATGGCACGGCCGGCACGCGCTTTGTGCCTGACTAG
- the moaC gene encoding cyclic pyranopterin monophosphate synthase MoaC, whose protein sequence is MSFRQVDISRKPISYRMATASGRIKLRRTTVERIRRGKVEKGDPLSLARLAGVLAAKQTPAFVVLCHQLRLDSTEVEAKLLDDGVEVTASVAAHERTGVEMEALAAVSVALLNIWDVVKQYEKDSKGQYPSTRIEKISVTRKVKRPVEASREA, encoded by the coding sequence ATGTCGTTCAGACAGGTGGACATTTCTCGGAAGCCCATCTCGTATCGCATGGCGACTGCGTCTGGGCGTATCAAGCTGAGACGAACAACCGTCGAACGAATCAGGAGGGGGAAGGTCGAAAAGGGCGACCCTCTCTCGCTGGCGAGGCTCGCGGGCGTACTGGCGGCCAAGCAGACGCCAGCCTTTGTGGTACTGTGCCATCAGCTCAGGCTGGACTCGACCGAGGTTGAGGCGAAGCTCCTCGATGATGGAGTGGAGGTGACAGCAAGCGTTGCAGCCCATGAGCGGACGGGCGTCGAGATGGAGGCGCTTGCCGCGGTGAGCGTGGCGCTGCTCAACATCTGGGACGTAGTGAAACAGTACGAGAAGGATTCGAAGGGTCAGTATCCTTCGACTAGGATAGAGAAGATCAGCGTCACTAGGAAGGTGAAGCGGCCAGTTGAAGCCTCACGAGAAGCATAG